Part of the Terriglobales bacterium genome, AGGCAGGAGGCAGGAAGCACGACGTCGAACCTAATGGATGTGGGAGAAAGCTGAAATTGCGGTGACGAACACATTTCGTGACTTGATTGCTTGGCAGAAGGCCAAAACGCTGGCTCGGGACATCTACCTCGCAACACGGAGCTTCCCGACGGAGGAGCAATACGCGCTAAGAGATCAGCTTCGCAAGGCTGTCATTTCCGTTTCGTCGAACATTGCCGAAGGGAAAGGGAGAGCCACGCAGAGGGACTTTTGCCACTTCCTCGTACAGGCGCGAGGCTCTTTATACGAGGTCGAAAGCGAGCTAGAGATTGCGAGGGACTTGCACTACATCACCGATACCGAGGCAGATCAACTGGTGGCGTCGTGCAACGAGGTGGCGCGGGTTCTTAACGGCCTGATTAATTCAACAAAGACCGCGGCTTAGTCTTCCTGCCTCCTGCCGCCTGCCTCCTGCAAACCCTCGAGCTGCTTTCTCCAGTCCAGCTCCTCCAGGAACTGCCGTGACTCGCGCCAGTTCGGCCGGACCTTCACGAACAATTCCAGGAACACCCTGGTCCCCAGCAGGCGCTCGATCTCCTGCCGCGCTTCGGTGCCGATGCGCTTGATCATCTCCCCCCGCCGGCCGACGATGATCTTCTTCTGCCCGTCACGCTCGACATAGACGGTGGCGGCGATGCGGGTGAGCCTCGGCTCTTCCTCCCAGCGCTCCACGATCACGGTGGTCGCGTAGGGCACTTCCT contains:
- a CDS encoding four helix bundle protein; this translates as MWEKAEIAVTNTFRDLIAWQKAKTLARDIYLATRSFPTEEQYALRDQLRKAVISVSSNIAEGKGRATQRDFCHFLVQARGSLYEVESELEIARDLHYITDTEADQLVASCNEVARVLNGLINSTKTAA